A single window of Hymenobacter sp. APR13 DNA harbors:
- a CDS encoding fatty acid desaturase family protein has protein sequence MKYLATSTDPVYDPAAPVSRVGAFLQQFIQDKRDLPFVYLILEISLTILPLVALLYVPGLDRGLWWAVFGVFLGLTTFFFKGPFGLMLHCTSHRILFKKKYGYLNHYIPWVIGPFFGQTPETYFTHHMGMHHPENNLPDDGSSTMYYQRDSLASFGRYLADFFVLGIPKLVQYLGRTNKRTFRARLLRGEVVYLVACVVLGFVNLPATLAVLVMPVLVTRTIMMLGNWSQHAFIDAADPANCYTNSVTCINTRYNHKCWNDGYHISHHLKPALHWSEHPAHFRKNVAHYAQNKAIVFDGIHFLHIFAYLMTRRYDLLARNFVNLEGQFRSEAEVVALLRHRTRLIARVPQAVPELALA, from the coding sequence ATGAAATATCTGGCTACCTCCACCGACCCGGTTTATGACCCGGCCGCTCCTGTTTCGCGCGTTGGCGCGTTTCTGCAGCAGTTCATTCAGGACAAGCGCGACCTGCCGTTTGTGTACCTGATCCTGGAAATCTCGCTCACCATTCTGCCCCTGGTGGCGCTGCTCTACGTGCCGGGCCTCGACCGGGGCCTGTGGTGGGCGGTGTTTGGGGTGTTTCTGGGGCTGACCACGTTTTTCTTCAAGGGGCCGTTCGGGCTGATGCTGCACTGCACCAGCCACCGCATCCTGTTCAAAAAGAAGTACGGCTACCTCAACCACTACATTCCGTGGGTGATTGGGCCGTTTTTCGGGCAGACGCCGGAGACGTACTTCACCCACCACATGGGCATGCACCACCCCGAAAACAACCTGCCCGACGACGGCAGCTCCACCATGTACTACCAGCGCGACTCGCTGGCCAGCTTCGGCCGCTACCTCGCCGATTTTTTCGTGCTGGGCATTCCGAAGTTGGTGCAGTACCTGGGCCGCACCAACAAGCGCACCTTCCGGGCGCGGCTGCTGCGCGGCGAAGTGGTGTATCTGGTGGCCTGCGTGGTACTGGGCTTCGTGAATTTGCCCGCCACGCTGGCCGTGCTGGTGATGCCCGTGCTGGTCACGCGCACCATCATGATGCTGGGCAACTGGAGCCAGCACGCCTTCATTGATGCCGCCGACCCCGCTAACTGCTACACCAACAGCGTGACCTGCATCAATACCCGCTACAACCACAAGTGCTGGAACGACGGCTACCACATCAGCCACCACCTCAAGCCGGCCCTGCACTGGAGCGAACATCCGGCCCACTTCCGCAAAAACGTGGCCCACTACGCGCAGAACAAGGCCATCGTGTTCGACGGCATCCACTTCCTGCACATCTTCGCCTACCTGATGACGCGCCGCTACGATTTGCTGGCCCGCAACTTCGTGAACCTGGAAGGCCAGTTTCGCTCCGAAGCCGAGGTGGTGGCGCTGCTCCGCCACCGCACCCGCCTTATTGCGCGCGTGCCCCAGGCAGTGCCGGAGCTGGCGCTGGCCTAA
- a CDS encoding LysM peptidoglycan-binding domain-containing protein: protein MAPVATPVAAPRPLPPTLPAASSPVEPVPANGLHTVQPKETLYAVARRYNLRPADLIVWNNLPQNPSLRLGQVLRVAAPAGGTPAPLVAPAASNPTAAPAAAMVRHTVAGGESMYAISRKYGVTIKQIMEWNNKADFNVKPGEVLLVQPAK, encoded by the coding sequence GTGGCGCCTGTTGCCACGCCAGTAGCCGCGCCCCGGCCCCTGCCCCCTACCCTGCCGGCCGCGAGTAGCCCGGTGGAGCCGGTGCCGGCCAACGGCCTGCACACGGTGCAGCCCAAGGAAACGCTCTACGCAGTGGCCCGCCGCTACAACCTGCGCCCCGCCGACCTGATTGTCTGGAACAACCTGCCGCAGAATCCGTCGTTGCGGCTGGGCCAGGTGCTGCGGGTAGCGGCGCCGGCTGGCGGCACGCCGGCACCCTTGGTGGCGCCAGCAGCGTCAAACCCGACGGCCGCTCCGGCGGCGGCTATGGTGCGCCACACGGTAGCCGGCGGCGAGTCGATGTATGCCATTTCGCGCAAATACGGCGTCACCATCAAGCAAATCATGGAGTGGAACAACAAGGCCGACTTCAATGTGAAGCCCGGCGAAGTGCTGCTGGTGCAGCCAGCCAAGTAA
- a CDS encoding LysM peptidoglycan-binding domain-containing protein, with protein MHFLSRILPFSSLLLFSLAAQAQQTVPAAPAAPAPAVALSEDSVRVMSGLVQASVRQLRAIYYEPDDARATQLVETALLQIPAYNQRLSTYTASLPREQQQLLAQRLRQQPWQIELQTLLRSPQYKDFNTRTARSPSLKAASDRLAATGFLGTRTQAAKPAATSTAKAPAAPIPDKAVAATPATKPLTVPAKAAPSSAPAALPGNALVAAKAKPLAPALTLAAPAKAATPKAVRHHTVVKGETLFAIARQYGVKPDQLQSWNAKPDNSVKIGEVLTIQTPE; from the coding sequence ATGCATTTTCTTTCCCGGATTTTACCTTTCAGCAGCCTGCTGCTGTTTTCGTTGGCCGCGCAGGCCCAGCAGACGGTTCCGGCCGCTCCGGCTGCCCCGGCGCCCGCCGTGGCGCTGTCCGAAGACTCGGTGCGGGTGATGTCGGGGCTGGTGCAGGCCAGCGTACGGCAGCTGCGTGCCATCTACTACGAGCCAGACGATGCCCGCGCCACCCAGCTCGTGGAAACCGCGCTGCTCCAGATTCCAGCCTACAACCAACGCCTGAGCACCTACACCGCCAGCTTGCCACGCGAGCAGCAGCAGCTGTTGGCCCAGCGCCTGCGCCAGCAGCCCTGGCAGATTGAGCTCCAGACCCTGCTGCGCAGCCCCCAGTACAAAGACTTCAACACCCGCACGGCCCGCAGCCCCAGCCTCAAAGCCGCCTCCGACCGCCTGGCCGCCACGGGCTTCCTGGGCACCAGGACGCAAGCAGCCAAACCAGCGGCCACCAGCACCGCCAAGGCCCCCGCCGCCCCCATTCCCGACAAGGCCGTAGCCGCCACTCCCGCCACCAAGCCCCTGACCGTTCCAGCCAAAGCAGCCCCAAGCTCCGCGCCTGCCGCCCTGCCCGGCAACGCCCTGGTAGCAGCCAAGGCCAAGCCTTTGGCGCCGGCCCTCACGCTGGCGGCCCCGGCCAAAGCGGCAACTCCCAAAGCCGTGCGGCACCACACGGTAGTCAAAGGCGAAACCCTGTTTGCCATTGCCCGCCAATACGGCGTGAAGCCCGACCAGCTCCAGAGCTGGAACGCCAAACCCGACAACAGCGTGAAAATCGGCGAAGTCCTTACCATCCAGACGCCCGAATAG
- the dnaE gene encoding DNA polymerase III subunit alpha — protein MPVFSHLHSHTQYSLLDGQASISALMKKAQADGMPAVALTDHGNMFGAFNFVAEANKYNVKPIVGCEFYMVEDRHKKTFSREKGERDKRYHQLLLAKDQDGYHNLSKLCSMSFIEGVYSKFPRIDKELLLKYHKGLIATSCCIGAEIPQAILFQSEAKAEELLKWWLDVFEDDYYIEIQRHGLMNFDGTGKSQEDVNQVLLGLAKKYNVKVICTNDSHYVEQTDFAPHDILLCVNTGEEHSIPVGDFQTQYFRLISQDNKVHYDHLDNLRHLSGQDAHIRRQLQRIDEEAQSPRPRARFGFANDQFYFKNQAEMNALFADVPESVDNTNEIVDKITPPKLQRDILLPNFPLPPEHPTADAFLRHLTFKGAFEGPKARYSERLPEIEERLDYELRVIETMGFAGYFLITQDFINHGRSIGVAVGPGRGSAAGSAVAYCIGITNIDPIKYSLLFERFLNPERVSMPDIDIDFDDVNRQRVIDYVVDKYGKTQVAQIITFGTMAAKSSIKDVSRAMELPLPVANDLVKMVPDQVGTTLAKAFAENPELDYILRDDAPDNLRGQILRLAHKLEGSVRNTGIHAAGVIIAPDDITKYIPVSTSKDSDLLITQFDGKVIESAGMLKMDFLGLKTLTIIVDAINLIEKNHGVKIDIDEIPIDDQKTYELYQRGDTIGTFQFESEGMRMYLKDLKPTNIEDLIAMNALYRPGPMQFIPNFINRKHGREEVDYPHELLEPILNYSQGIMVYQEQIMQTAQILAGYSLGGADLLRRAMGKKDMKKMALEREKFCEGAEKLHGIKAKKANEVFDVMEKFAAYGFNRSHSAAYSVVAYQTGYLKAHYPAEYMAAVLTNNMGDIKKVTFFIEEARKQGVAVLGPDVNESILKFNVNAQGQIRFGMAAMKGSGEAAVEDIVQERDKNGPYQDIFDFARRVNLRAVNKKTFESMAQAGAFDSFERYHRRQFLEAPGNDQNLIEKAMKVGQQHQAAKESAQQSLFGGGGGEMAIPMPKIQDLEPWSPTEKLRREKEIVGFYLSGHPLDDFKLEIDSYCTCGLDKIESYKNRDVTVAGLISNVQFKTTKTGQPFVSFNVEDYESSLNLALFRDDYSKFSALINPRNYDKEQVPPMFIRGKYAQRFRDSDQFEFKIMTMEPLFNVAEKLANGVRVQLDLRTITEPFMDRFMEAVEGCSGSKKLEIKFAEPHEHLAVDTYSRRYRIEPKEFIRKMREMEIDACQLI, from the coding sequence ATGCCCGTTTTCTCGCACCTCCACTCGCACACCCAATATTCCCTGCTCGACGGTCAGGCCAGCATTTCGGCCCTGATGAAGAAGGCCCAGGCCGACGGCATGCCGGCCGTGGCCCTCACCGACCACGGCAATATGTTCGGGGCGTTCAACTTCGTGGCCGAGGCCAACAAGTACAACGTGAAGCCGATTGTGGGCTGCGAGTTCTACATGGTGGAGGACCGCCACAAGAAAACCTTCAGCCGCGAGAAGGGCGAGCGGGACAAGCGCTACCACCAGTTGCTGCTGGCCAAGGACCAGGACGGCTACCACAACCTGAGCAAGCTCTGCTCCATGAGCTTCATCGAGGGCGTGTACAGCAAGTTCCCGCGTATTGATAAGGAGCTGCTACTCAAGTACCACAAGGGCCTGATTGCCACCAGCTGCTGCATCGGGGCCGAGATTCCGCAGGCCATCCTGTTCCAGAGCGAGGCCAAGGCCGAGGAGCTGCTCAAGTGGTGGCTCGACGTGTTCGAGGACGACTACTACATCGAGATTCAGCGCCACGGGCTGATGAACTTCGACGGCACCGGCAAAAGCCAGGAAGACGTGAACCAAGTGCTGCTGGGCCTGGCCAAGAAGTACAACGTGAAGGTCATCTGCACCAACGACTCGCACTACGTGGAGCAGACCGACTTCGCCCCCCACGATATTCTGCTGTGCGTGAACACCGGCGAGGAGCACAGCATCCCGGTCGGCGACTTCCAGACCCAGTATTTCCGCCTGATTTCCCAGGACAACAAGGTTCATTACGACCACCTCGACAACCTGCGGCATCTTTCCGGCCAGGATGCCCACATCCGCCGCCAGCTCCAGCGCATCGATGAGGAAGCGCAGAGCCCCCGGCCCCGGGCCCGCTTCGGCTTCGCCAACGACCAGTTCTACTTTAAGAACCAGGCCGAGATGAACGCGCTGTTCGCCGACGTGCCCGAAAGCGTGGACAACACCAACGAAATCGTGGACAAAATCACGCCGCCTAAGCTGCAGCGCGACATTCTGCTCCCCAATTTCCCCCTGCCCCCCGAGCACCCCACTGCCGACGCCTTCCTGCGCCACCTCACCTTCAAGGGCGCTTTCGAGGGTCCGAAAGCCCGCTACTCGGAGCGCCTGCCCGAAATTGAGGAGCGCCTCGACTACGAGCTGCGCGTGATTGAGACGATGGGCTTTGCCGGCTACTTCCTCATCACCCAGGACTTCATCAACCACGGCCGCAGCATTGGGGTGGCCGTGGGGCCGGGCCGGGGCTCGGCGGCGGGCTCGGCCGTGGCCTACTGCATCGGCATCACCAACATCGACCCGATTAAGTACTCGTTGCTGTTCGAGCGTTTCCTGAACCCGGAGCGCGTGTCGATGCCTGATATTGACATCGACTTCGACGACGTGAACCGCCAGCGCGTCATCGACTACGTGGTGGACAAGTACGGCAAAACTCAGGTGGCCCAGATTATCACCTTCGGTACGATGGCCGCCAAATCCAGCATCAAGGACGTGTCGCGGGCCATGGAGCTGCCGCTGCCGGTGGCCAACGACCTGGTGAAGATGGTGCCCGACCAAGTGGGCACCACCCTGGCCAAGGCCTTCGCCGAAAACCCCGAGCTGGACTACATCCTACGCGACGACGCCCCCGACAACCTGCGCGGCCAGATTCTGCGCCTAGCCCACAAGCTGGAAGGCTCGGTGCGCAACACCGGCATCCACGCCGCCGGCGTCATCATCGCCCCCGACGACATCACCAAGTACATTCCCGTTTCCACCTCTAAGGACTCGGACCTGCTGATCACGCAGTTCGATGGCAAGGTGATTGAGAGTGCCGGCATGCTGAAGATGGACTTTCTGGGCCTCAAAACCCTGACCATCATCGTCGATGCCATCAACCTGATCGAGAAAAACCACGGCGTCAAAATCGACATCGACGAAATCCCGATTGACGACCAGAAAACCTACGAGCTCTACCAGCGCGGCGACACCATCGGCACGTTCCAGTTCGAGAGCGAGGGCATGCGCATGTACCTCAAGGACCTCAAGCCCACCAACATCGAGGACCTGATTGCCATGAACGCCCTGTACCGGCCGGGCCCGATGCAGTTCATCCCGAACTTCATCAACCGCAAGCACGGCCGCGAGGAGGTGGACTACCCACACGAGCTGCTGGAACCCATCCTGAACTACTCCCAGGGCATCATGGTGTACCAGGAGCAGATCATGCAGACGGCCCAGATTCTGGCCGGCTACTCCCTCGGCGGCGCCGATTTGCTGCGCCGGGCCATGGGGAAAAAGGACATGAAGAAGATGGCCCTGGAGCGGGAGAAGTTCTGCGAGGGCGCCGAGAAGCTGCACGGCATCAAGGCCAAAAAGGCCAACGAGGTATTCGACGTGATGGAGAAGTTTGCGGCCTACGGCTTCAACCGCTCCCACTCCGCCGCCTACTCGGTGGTGGCCTACCAGACCGGCTACCTCAAGGCCCACTACCCGGCCGAGTACATGGCCGCCGTGCTCACCAACAACATGGGCGACATTAAGAAGGTGACGTTCTTCATCGAGGAAGCCCGCAAGCAGGGCGTGGCCGTGCTCGGCCCCGACGTGAACGAATCCATCCTGAAGTTCAACGTCAACGCCCAGGGCCAGATCCGCTTCGGCATGGCCGCCATGAAGGGCTCGGGCGAGGCCGCCGTGGAGGACATTGTGCAGGAGCGCGACAAAAACGGCCCCTACCAGGACATTTTCGACTTTGCGCGCCGCGTGAACCTGCGAGCCGTGAACAAGAAAACCTTCGAGAGCATGGCCCAGGCCGGCGCCTTCGACTCGTTTGAGCGCTACCACCGCCGCCAGTTCCTGGAGGCTCCCGGCAACGACCAGAATCTCATCGAGAAGGCCATGAAGGTGGGCCAGCAGCACCAGGCCGCCAAAGAATCGGCCCAGCAGAGCCTGTTTGGCGGCGGGGGCGGCGAAATGGCCATCCCGATGCCCAAAATCCAGGACCTGGAGCCCTGGAGCCCCACCGAGAAGCTGCGCCGCGAAAAGGAAATCGTGGGTTTCTACCTCTCGGGCCACCCGCTCGATGACTTCAAGCTGGAAATCGATTCCTACTGCACCTGCGGGCTGGATAAGATTGAGAGCTACAAAAACCGCGACGTGACGGTAGCCGGCCTGATTTCCAACGTGCAGTTCAAGACCACCAAAACCGGCCAGCCCTTCGTGAGCTTCAACGTGGAAGACTACGAAAGCAGCCTCAACCTGGCTTTGTTCCGCGACGACTACTCCAAATTCTCGGCCCTCATCAACCCCCGCAACTACGATAAGGAGCAGGTGCCGCCCATGTTCATCCGCGGCAAATACGCCCAGCGCTTCCGCGACTCCGACCAGTTCGAGTTCAAGATCATGACCATGGAGCCGCTGTTCAACGTGGCCGAAAAGCTGGCCAACGGCGTGCGCGTGCAGCTGGACCTACGCACCATCACAGAACCCTTCATGGACCGCTTCATGGAAGCCGTGGAAGGCTGCTCGGGCTCCAAGAAGCTAGAAATCAAGTTTGCCGAGCCCCACGAGCACCTGGCCGTGGACACCTACTCCCGCCGCTACCGCATCGAGCCCAAAGAGTTCATCCGCAAAATGCGCGAAATGGAAATCGACGCCTGCCAGCTGATTTAA